The sequence GTCTCGGGCGAGATCACCGCGACGCGCGTGAACCGATTCGGCTCGGCTTCGACCACGCCGAGCGTCCGCAGCTTCTGGAGCGCTTCGCGCACGGGAGTGCGCGAGATGCCGAGTTCGCGGGCGAGCGCAACATCATTGATGCGCTCACCAGGCTCGAACCGGCCGGCGTGGATGGCGGCGAGGAGCTCGTTGTACAGATTCTCGCCGACGGTCTGGCGAGACGTCGAAATGCTGATCTCTCGGGCGACAGCTGCTGCAGTATCCATACGGACAAATATAGCGGTCGTCAGTACGTGGTATCCCCGAATCGCCGCAATCTTCCTCACATTGTTACGCACATCGCAGCACGGAGGCCAACACCGCACTCCCCCGGACCACCAGGGGCAAGAAAATAACCAAACGGATTGTTCGGGTTGGCATGCCCCGCTTCCTCTCACTACCTACGCTGCGGCGGAGACCACAGCGATGAGGAGGAACACATCCATGAACGCCACTCTGCAGCGCGCCCAGCTCCCGCAAGTCCCGGGCGCCGAGCATGTACGCGCCACGCTCACACCCATCCTGTGGTCGATCGCCGACGGGACCCTGCGCGCCGGCGACGAGGTTCGGGCGCCGGTGCTGGCCGCCCGGCTTCGCCTGGGCATCCCAGACGTCGAGGATGCGATCCCGCGTCTCGCGCATCTCGGGCTCATCCAGCTCCCTGACAAGGAGTACGACGAGGACTACGACGAGGAAGACGCGGAAGACGACGACGAGCCGGCCGTGATGACGAGCTTCAGTCGCGAGCAGGCCATACGTGAGGTGCGCGGCTGGGCCGAGGTGCACCTTGCGATGATCAGCACGGCGTCACGGCTACGCGGCGCGAAATTGCGACGAATGCAACGCGTGCGGGACGCCTACGCCGAGCGTGTCGCCGCGGGGGCGCCCTACGCAGCACTCAACCTCGTCTTCTTCGGGATCCTCTACGAGGTGACGCCGAACTTCGGATTCCGTCTCGCGACGACCTCGGCGGCCTACCGCCTCCGGTTGAGCGAGGACGTGCTCCCGCAGGACCCCCGGAAGACCACCGAGCTCCACGACGCGCTCCTGGCCGCACTCAGGTCGGATGATGTGATGTTCGGTGCCGAGCTCGCCATTCGGACGTGGAGCGGCGCCTTGACCGGGAAACCCCTCGGTTGGTGAGCTGATTCCGGGTTCACCCCTCGGTTGGTGAGCTGATTCCGGGTGCTCACGAGGGCGCGGAGAGCTGGAGCTGCGGCACGTGCTCGGGTGTGGGTCGCCGATCGATCATCGCGCGGCCCCTCGCGCGACCACGGCCCATTCGCGGGTGAGTGACTCCCGCCCGACCAACCCGATTCGCGCCGTCGCGATGGACCGCTCACCCTGGCGGATCGAGAAGACGTTCACTTCGGTGGCGGGATCCCAGCTCAGATCGAGCTCGAGCGGGGCGTCACGGTCCGCCCGGTCCCCGAAGCTCATCTCGACGAGATTGACCTGACCGTTCGGGGCACGAAGCCGGATGGCCGACAACACCGTGTCGGCCAGGCTCTCCGGAGAGACGTCGCCCGGGTCGGGCGCCGCGCGCGTCGGCAGCAGCCGGCCGTCGATGCGACCGGCGACGATCGGGCGACCGCCGGCCACCAGCGTGCAGCTCCATGTCGTGTGCGGCCGCTCGCCAGGTGCCGGTTCGCCGACCGAGGTCTCGACGAGGAGTTCGCACCAGATCGCACCGAGCGCAGGGATCATCGGCGGAAGCCCGTGCCACTCAAGCGTGAAGGACTGGAGCACGAAGCGCCACTCCCCTGGAGCGTCTTCGGCCCCCAGCGTCACGAGGGCGACGCCGAGGCGACAGACCTCGAGTACGACGGCACTCGACAGCTCCAATCCGACCGGCCCCGCCCTCCCATGGATCGCGGGCACGCAGAGGTCGGCTCGCAGTGAGTCGACGCCCGTCCGCTCCCAGTCCGCCAGCAGCACGTCGCCCCCGAACGCCCCGCATCCAGAGTCCAACTCCATAACGCCATCTCCCCGCATCCAGTTCACCATATGTTAATACTCTGGAGCCGCGCCCGGGCCACTGCATGATGTTGCATACGCGGGGATTCGGCGTGCTCCTCGACGCGGCCACGATGCCCTGCCACAATGGGATCGCTATCATGATGAATCCTCACTGAACGCGACGGCTGATGAGCGAGCACCACGATCCGAATCGCCGCCCGGCGGCCTCCGCGGCCCGCACCCCGGCCGAAGCCGGCGTGCCCGCCTCAGCCACCACACCGTGGTTCTCCCGGCGCGTGGTCGCGTGGGCCTTCTGGGACTGGGGGTCGGCGGCCTTCAATGCGGTCGTCACGACGTTCGTCTTCACGATCTATCTCACCAGCCCGGCCTTCGGGCCAGAGAACACGGTCGAGCCGCAACTAGCCTGGGCGCTCGCGTTCGCCGGACTCGCGGTCGCACTGTTCGCGCCGATCTCGGGGCAGCGTGGCGACCTCACGGGCCATCGCAAGCGCTGGCTCGCCGTCAACACCGCACTCGTGGTCGCGCTCATGCTCGCGATGTACTTCGTCGAGCCCGCTCCCGAATTCCTGCCGCTCGGCATCGCGCTGGTCGCCGTGGGCAGCGTCTGCTTCGAGTTCGCGAGCGTCAACTACAACGCCATGCTGGCGCAGGTCTCGACGCCGGCCACCGTCGGCAAGGTCTCCGGCTTCGGGTGGGGCATGGGCTACGTGGGCGGCATCGCCCTGCTCGTCCTCCTCTACCTCGGACTCATCCAGCCGGCGGTCGGCCTCTTCGGCGTCAGCAGCGAGCACGGGCTCGATGTGCGGGTCGCCATGCTCATCGCCGGCCTCTGGTTCGGGGTCTTCGCCATTCCAGTGCTGCTCGCCGTGCCGAAGAATCCGGCGGGCGCAGGACCGCGTGCGGCCCGGCACCGAGTCGGCATCCTCGGCTCGTACGCGCGTCTCGGTCGCGATGTCGCGCACCTCTGGCGAACACAGCGCAACACGGTCCGGTTCCTCATCGCCAGCGCGGTCTACCGAGACGGGCTTGCGAGTGCGTTCACCTTCGGCGGCGTACTCGCATCCACCGTGTTCGGATTCTCGCCGGGCGAGGTGATCGTCTTCGCAGTCGTCTCGAACATCGTCGCCGGTGCCTCCACCATCGCGGTCGGCGCCCTCGACGACCGCCTCGGCGCCAGGCTGATCATCCTCGCGTCGCTCGCCGGGCTCATCGTCAGCGGACTCGTCATGTTCGTCTTCCACGACGCCGGCAAGCCGGCATTCTGGTTCGCGGGACTCGCGATCAGCCTGTTCGTCGGGCCTGCGCAATCGGCCAGTCGGAGCTTCCTCACCCGGCTCATCCCCGACGGGCACGAGGGCGAGCTCTTCGGCCTGTACGCCACGACGGGGCGCGCCGTCAGCTTCCTCGCACCAGCCGCGTTCGCGACCGCCGTCACCGTCGGCGGCGCACCGCACTACGGCATCATCGGCATCGTGCTCGTCGTCGCCATCGGGTTCGGCCTGATGTTCCTCGTGCGATCTCCTGCTGTGGAGTGATCGGCGCGCCGACACGAATCCGGTACGATGCTATCCATGCATATCACCATCTCGATGGCAGGCTCGGCCGGCCGATGAGCAGCACCGATCTGCGCGTGCAGGACTCCCGTTCGCCGGGCGCCGATCGCTCCGCGCACGCGAGCCCGGCGATGGTTCCGTCACGTCAGTCCGCTGAGGATGCGTTCTGGGCGAGCCTGCCCGCCACACTCACCACCGCGTCCCTCGCCCGCACCCTTCGCATCAATGAAGACACCACCTTGCGACGGTTGGCCGAAGGGCGCATCCCGGGGTACCGGCTCACGAGTTCCTCGTGGCTGGTCTTCCGCGACGAGCTGCGTGCGCACCTCAATGCGTGCAGCAACCGACTCCCGCGGCACACGGCAGCGCCCGATGTGCTGGCCGAATACGCGGACGTCCTCGGCTACCGCGACCTCATGCTCCTCCTCGGCAAGAGCAAGCCGACGATCTACGCCTGGTTGCAGGCGGGCACGATTCCGGGCTACTTCCTCGACGGGCGTTGGCTCGTCTATCGCCACGAGCTGCGTGCTGCGCTCGATGAGGTGCGCAACGGGCCGCGCGTCTCCGCATGACCGCCCTGCCGGTCACCCGCGCGGCGTCCATCCCGGCGGCACCGGACCGGTGATTGCGGCTCGCTCCGCATCGGCGTCCGCCGACCACCCCTGAGCGACGTCGGTCGCATCGAACCCGCCGCGCGCCACGCGAAAGCCGACATCCTCGTGAGACATCCGGGGCGCTCCACCGCGGCGTGTCGATGCTCTGACGCTCCAGGCGTCATCCGCGAAGCCCCCACCTCGGAAGACGCGATAGGCGTCGTATCGCGCCGGGTCCAGATGGTCCCAGCACCATTCCCACACATTGCCGAGTGTGTCGAACAGCCCATTCAGGTTCGGCAGCTTCATCCCGACGTCCTGCGGCGCGGTCACCCCGTCTGCGCTCGTCCACGCGACGTCGGCGAGAAGCCCGTAATGCGGACCGGTCGATCCGGCGCGGGAGGCGAACTCCCACTCCGCCTCGGTCGGCAATCGGAACCCGTCAGCATCGACGTGCCAGGTGACGTCTTCGCCGTCGAAGGTGTACGCCGGCTCGAGCCCCTCCCATTCGGATGCCGCGTTGCAGAAGCGGATCGCTCGAAGCCAGCTGACGTTCGTCGCGGGACGGTGGGGGTGGATCGCCCCCGGCCGCTCCCCCAGCAGCTCTGCGAGTTGCTCCTGGGTCAGGGCGAATACCCCGATCTCGAACGCCTCGAGCTCGACGCTCCACCGGATCTTCCGGCGCGCGTCGTGCAGCGTGACGGTTCCGGCCTCGATTCGCGCCATCTCGATGTCGGTCACCGGAGCAGTCTCGCAGACGCGGGCCGCGGCTCCGGGCGGCCACGACAGTGAGCCGGAGCTGCGCCGACGACTGGGCACCACGGGTTCGGAGCCGGGCGTCGAGCACCCCGCTCCGCATCCTCGTCACGCCTCGCCGCGCTCCTGTCGCTCCCGGTACCGCTCGAGCCGCCGGCCCTCGGCCGGCATGCCGAGCTCGTTGTACGGACCCTCGACGTCGTGCTCCGGCAGCCGGTCGCTGGTCGGGCAGATGAGGATCACATTGCCCGAGTGCTCGGCGAACCGGTGCTCGTACATCGGATGACCGCACACCGGGCACGGCGCGTCGTCCGACGGCGCCGGCGGCGGGCCTTCCCCGGCGGGGCCGGGCGGTGATTCGAAGACGGGCGTCAGCGCCCGGTCGACCCGGTCGAAGAAGTGGGTGAACGCGTTGCCGTCGGTTCGGCGGCTCGCCTCGTCGCGTGCCATGGCTGGATGTTACGCCCGGCGCGCGCCGCTCGCCACCATCCGTGCGTCAGGTCTCGCCGAACCCGGACTCGGCGAGGTCGGCGATCGCCTCGACGGCGGCCTCACCGGTCGGATCGTCGGACGCGACCTCGATCTGAGCGCCGGCGTTGAGTCCGAGGGCCATGATCGCGAGCAGGCTCCTCGCATCGACGCCGTTCACAGTGACCCGCTGCGGGAACTTCGAGGCGAGCTTCACCAGCTCCGCCGCCGGCCTGGCGTGCAGGCCGTCCGCATTCACGAGCGTGACGGTGCGCCGGAGCGCCGGCCTGCCGCCCTCTCGGTCGGACGCCTCGTCCGAGACGCCACCCGAGACCCCCGCCTGCGGCGCGGCGTCCCCCACAGCCGCGCCACCGGCCGCCGACCTCGCCGCAGCCACGACCTCGTCGAGCGGCGCGCCCGACTCGGCCGCGACCGCGGCGGCCACCCCGCCCTCGACGAGCGGCGCGTCGACGAGGCGCACCCGCTCGCGCTGCGCATCGTCGAGGAACTCCAGCGCGGTCTCGGCCGTGAGGATCGCGGAACCCAGATCGCACAGCACGACCGCTCCGGCGCCGGCGTCGGCGTCGGCGATCGCGGCGCTGACCCGATCGAAGCTCGTGCCGATGCGGCCGTCGTCGGTGCCGCCGGCGGCGGCGAGTACCGCCGTCGGCGCCATCTGCCGCGCCAGGTCGACGAGCCCGCGCGCGATCGACTCCGAGTGGGAGACGAAGACGACGCCCACCTTCTCCGCAGTCTCAGCCACCGGCGACCCCCGCCGCCTCGGCTGCCGCCCTCAGCAGGTAGGCGGACGACTGGGCGCCAGGATCGCGATGCCCCGCCGAACGCTCACCGAGATAGCTCGCGCGTCCCTTGCGCGCGACGAGCGGTTCGGTGGCCACGGCGCCGGCCGCCGCAGCGTCGGCAGCGGCCGCGAGCACGTCGGCGGGCGTCGAGCCACCGGCCGCCGCGGCATCCGCCGCCTCCACCGCGGGGGTCCAGGCGTCGACCATCGTCTTGTCGCCGGACTCCGCCTTGCCGCGCGCGACGATCCCGTCGCGCGCAGCGGTGAGCAACGCGGCGATGGCGGCGGCGTCGAGCTCGGTCTCGCCGGCGATCGCGGTCGAGGCGCGCAGGTAGGCCGTCCCGTACAGCGGACCCGCGGCGCCGCCGACCGTCGAGATCAGCGTGGTGGCGACGAGCTTCAGCACGTCGGCCGGGGTCGTATCGTCGGCGACGTCGTCGAGCTTGGCGAGGACCGCGGTGAACCCGCGGTCGAGGTTCTCGCCGTGGTCGCCGTCGCCGATCTCACGGTCGAGGGTGATCAGTTCGACGCGGTGCTCGTCGACGACTGCGGCACTGCGGCGTACCCAGTCGAGCGCCCACGCGGTTCCCAGCGCACCTCCGGCCGGCATCAGCGGCCCCACCTGAGCGCCGGGGTGTGGACCGGTGCGTCCCAGAGCTGGGTCAGCTCGTCGTCGAGCTTCAGGAGGGTGATCGAGATGCCCTGCATCTCGAGCGAGGTGATGTAGTTGCCGACGAGGGAGCGACTGACCTCGATGCCGAGCTCCCCGAGCCGTTCTGCGGCCCGTCGGTACGCGATGTAGAGCTCGATCTGCGGCGTGCCGCCCATGCCGTTGACGAAGAGCAGCACGCGGTCGCCCGAGCCGAACGGCAGATCTTCGATCACCGGTGCGAGCATCCGGTCGACGAGTGCGTCGGCCGGTTCGAGCTTGATGCGCTCCCGCCCGGGCTCACCGTGGATGCCGATACCGATCTCGACCTCGTCGTCGGCGAGCGTGAAGCTCGGCTCGCCGGCGTGCGGCACGGTGCAGGGCGTGAGCGCGAGTCCCATCGACCGGGCGTTGGCGTTCACGCGCTCGGCGACCGAGGCCACCTGGTCGAGCGTGTCACCGCGTTCGGCCGCCGCGCCGGCGATCTTCTCGACGAGCACCGTTCCGGCGACCCCTCGGCGTCCCGCGGTGTAGAGCGAATCCTTGACCGCGACGTCGTCGTTCGTGACCACGGCGCGGACCTCGATGCCGTCGGCGGCGGCCAGGTCGGCCGCGGTCTCGAAATTGAGCACGTCGCCCGTGTAGTTCTTCACGATGTGCAGCACGCCCGCTCCCCCATCGACGGCCTTGGTGGCCGCCAGGATCGGGTCGGGGGTCGGCGAGGTGAAGACCGCGCCGGGCACGGCGGCGTCGAGCATGCCGTAGCCGACGTAGCCGGCGTGCAGCGGTTCGTGCCCGCTGCCACCGCCGCTGACGAGCCCGACCTTGCCGCTCACCGGCGCATCCGCCCGCACGACGAAGATGGGGTCGGTCTCCACTCGGACGAGATCCGCGTGCGCGATGGCGAAGCCGGCAACCGACTCGTCCACCACCCGCTTCGGATCGTTGATGATCTTCTTCACGGGGCATCCCTTCGCTCGGCTGGCCGTGGCGGCGCCTCAGTGCGCCGGCCCGGTGCAGCGTCCACCGCCAACCTACGCCCGGGAGACACCTCGAGGTAAGGGGCAGGGCGTCTCAGATCCTCGCGTTCGGTGCGGATGCGCGTACTCAGGTGAGACGGAGTTGGGCGTGGCTGTTCCCAGCGGATGCCCAGCTGAGTATGGTGGGCGGTATCTCGCTATGGTGGGAGACCCCATGGCTCAATGGAGAGGATGGAACCCTCGTGGAATTGAACCTCGGCCTCATTTTCCTATCGGAGCTGGTCGGCACCGCGATGCTGGTGCTGCTCGGCTGCGGCGTGGTCGCCAACGTCGCGCTCATTCGGAACAAAGGGTTCGGCGGCGGGTTCCTGATGGTGAACTTCGGCTGGGGCCTCGCGGTCTTCGCCGGTGTGATCGTGTCGTACGCGTCCGGGGCGCACATCAACCCGGCCGTGACGCTCGGCCTGGCCGTCAACCTGCTCGGTAAGGGCGAGACCGAGTTCCAGCCCGGCATCCCGATCGACTTCCTGTCGATCATCACCTACATCGGCGCACAGCTGATCGGTGCGATCATCGGTGCGGTCATCGCGTGGCTGGCCTACAAGCAGCACTTCGACGAGGAGCCCGAGCCCGCGAACAAGCTCGGCGTCTTCTCCACCGGCCCTGCCATCCGCTCCTACGGCTGGAACCTCGTGACCGAGATCATCGGCACCTTCGTGCTGGTGTTCGTCATCCTCGGGTTCAGCTACGGCGGGACGCCCGCCGAGCTCGGCGCACTGCCGGTCGCCCTCCTGGTGGTCGGTATCGGTGCCTCCCTCGGTGGCCCGACCGGGTACGCCATCAACCCGGCTCGTGACCTCGGCCCACGCATCGCGCACGCCATCCTCCCGATCAGGGGCAAGGGCGGGAGCGACTGGTCGTACTCATGGGTTCCCATCGTCGGTCCGATCATCGGCGGCCTCATCGCCGGCTGGGCGGCGCTCGTACTGCTCCCGGTACTCGGCTGAGCGAAAGGGCGGGGCTTCACGGCCCCGCCCTTCTTCATTCGGCAACGCCCCCGTAGGTTGTTAACAGCACACACCGGCGCCGAGCCGTTCGTGGACGGCTCGCGTCGGCACGAATGAGAGGAAGTCATGGCCGACTACATCCTGGCGATCGACCAGGGCACCACAAGCTCGCGCGCGATCATCTTCGACAAGAAGGGGTCGATCGTCGCGTCCGGTCAACTCGAACACGAGCAGATCTTCCCGAGGGCCGGGTGGGTCGAGCACGATCCGCTCGAGATCTGGAACAACACCAGGCAGGTGATCGGTGAAGCGCTCGGCAAGGCCGACCTGACCCGCCACGACATCGCCGCGGTGGGCATCACCAACCAGCGCGAGACGGCCGTCGTGTGGGACAAGAACACCGGCCAGCCCGTCTACAACGCCATCGTCTGGCAGGACACGCGCACCCAGCCGATCGTCGACCGGCTCGCGGCCGACGGCGGCGTCGAGCGGTTCAAGGACACCGTGGGGCTCCCGCTGGCGACCTACTTCTCCGGCACCAAGATCGTGTGGATCCTCGAGA is a genomic window of Agromyces protaetiae containing:
- a CDS encoding FCD domain-containing protein, with protein sequence MNATLQRAQLPQVPGAEHVRATLTPILWSIADGTLRAGDEVRAPVLAARLRLGIPDVEDAIPRLAHLGLIQLPDKEYDEDYDEEDAEDDDEPAVMTSFSREQAIREVRGWAEVHLAMISTASRLRGAKLRRMQRVRDAYAERVAAGAPYAALNLVFFGILYEVTPNFGFRLATTSAAYRLRLSEDVLPQDPRKTTELHDALLAALRSDDVMFGAELAIRTWSGALTGKPLGW
- a CDS encoding MFS transporter produces the protein MSEHHDPNRRPAASAARTPAEAGVPASATTPWFSRRVVAWAFWDWGSAAFNAVVTTFVFTIYLTSPAFGPENTVEPQLAWALAFAGLAVALFAPISGQRGDLTGHRKRWLAVNTALVVALMLAMYFVEPAPEFLPLGIALVAVGSVCFEFASVNYNAMLAQVSTPATVGKVSGFGWGMGYVGGIALLVLLYLGLIQPAVGLFGVSSEHGLDVRVAMLIAGLWFGVFAIPVLLAVPKNPAGAGPRAARHRVGILGSYARLGRDVAHLWRTQRNTVRFLIASAVYRDGLASAFTFGGVLASTVFGFSPGEVIVFAVVSNIVAGASTIAVGALDDRLGARLIILASLAGLIVSGLVMFVFHDAGKPAFWFAGLAISLFVGPAQSASRSFLTRLIPDGHEGELFGLYATTGRAVSFLAPAAFATAVTVGGAPHYGIIGIVLVVAIGFGLMFLVRSPAVE
- a CDS encoding helix-turn-helix domain-containing protein; its protein translation is MSSTDLRVQDSRSPGADRSAHASPAMVPSRQSAEDAFWASLPATLTTASLARTLRINEDTTLRRLAEGRIPGYRLTSSSWLVFRDELRAHLNACSNRLPRHTAAPDVLAEYADVLGYRDLMLLLGKSKPTIYAWLQAGTIPGYFLDGRWLVYRHELRAALDEVRNGPRVSA
- a CDS encoding formylglycine-generating enzyme family protein, whose protein sequence is MTDIEMARIEAGTVTLHDARRKIRWSVELEAFEIGVFALTQEQLAELLGERPGAIHPHRPATNVSWLRAIRFCNAASEWEGLEPAYTFDGEDVTWHVDADGFRLPTEAEWEFASRAGSTGPHYGLLADVAWTSADGVTAPQDVGMKLPNLNGLFDTLGNVWEWCWDHLDPARYDAYRVFRGGGFADDAWSVRASTRRGGAPRMSHEDVGFRVARGGFDATDVAQGWSADADAERAAITGPVPPGWTPRG
- the dhaM gene encoding dihydroxyacetone kinase phosphoryl donor subunit DhaM, with translation MAETAEKVGVVFVSHSESIARGLVDLARQMAPTAVLAAAGGTDDGRIGTSFDRVSAAIADADAGAGAVVLCDLGSAILTAETALEFLDDAQRERVRLVDAPLVEGGVAAAVAAESGAPLDEVVAAARSAAGGAAVGDAAPQAGVSGGVSDEASDREGGRPALRRTVTLVNADGLHARPAAELVKLASKFPQRVTVNGVDARSLLAIMALGLNAGAQIEVASDDPTGEAAVEAIADLAESGFGET
- the dhaL gene encoding dihydroxyacetone kinase subunit DhaL, which translates into the protein MPAGGALGTAWALDWVRRSAAVVDEHRVELITLDREIGDGDHGENLDRGFTAVLAKLDDVADDTTPADVLKLVATTLISTVGGAAGPLYGTAYLRASTAIAGETELDAAAIAALLTAARDGIVARGKAESGDKTMVDAWTPAVEAADAAAAGGSTPADVLAAAADAAAAGAVATEPLVARKGRASYLGERSAGHRDPGAQSSAYLLRAAAEAAGVAGG
- the dhaK gene encoding dihydroxyacetone kinase subunit DhaK, translating into MKKIINDPKRVVDESVAGFAIAHADLVRVETDPIFVVRADAPVSGKVGLVSGGGSGHEPLHAGYVGYGMLDAAVPGAVFTSPTPDPILAATKAVDGGAGVLHIVKNYTGDVLNFETAADLAAADGIEVRAVVTNDDVAVKDSLYTAGRRGVAGTVLVEKIAGAAAERGDTLDQVASVAERVNANARSMGLALTPCTVPHAGEPSFTLADDEVEIGIGIHGEPGRERIKLEPADALVDRMLAPVIEDLPFGSGDRVLLFVNGMGGTPQIELYIAYRRAAERLGELGIEVSRSLVGNYITSLEMQGISITLLKLDDELTQLWDAPVHTPALRWGR
- a CDS encoding MIP/aquaporin family protein gives rise to the protein MLVLLGCGVVANVALIRNKGFGGGFLMVNFGWGLAVFAGVIVSYASGAHINPAVTLGLAVNLLGKGETEFQPGIPIDFLSIITYIGAQLIGAIIGAVIAWLAYKQHFDEEPEPANKLGVFSTGPAIRSYGWNLVTEIIGTFVLVFVILGFSYGGTPAELGALPVALLVVGIGASLGGPTGYAINPARDLGPRIAHAILPIRGKGGSDWSYSWVPIVGPIIGGLIAGWAALVLLPVLG